From the genome of Mycobacterium dioxanotrophicus, one region includes:
- a CDS encoding MFS transporter, with protein MRIAHIGAGVGNFIEWYDIGVYGYLAVTMTAVFTAGMDRSMGLVVTLLGFAVSFVVRPIGGMILGPLGDKIGRRKMLFFTIALMATATTLIGCLPSAEKVGLWVIVPLYMLKMMQGFSTGGEYSGASTYIAEFSPDKRRGLMVGLLNVGSQLGFAAGAGIVAVTTAWSTSVWGEDAMVNGAWRIPFLIAAPLGILAVWFRTRIPESPAFELAESVEEHEHAEGHKLDPLFERHGLADILRRYWPEILIGIGVIAADGSAVYLLQSYMPTYMEVEMGVPASHTATAAVVVLVMQAVLIPFFAMAGDRFGRRPVLFTAAIGNIVLLLPAFALAQHGTFWALYTTLFMLAVPSALFLANTGALMSELFPTASRYGCVGFTHNVAISIFGGTTPLFSQMLVNGTGNLYSPALYVMFFSIVAVFAIWKMREPAGRPLLGSVPVVATREEAEALVAGQNTNPKIDTRTMPLQLAAIN; from the coding sequence TTGAGGATCGCGCACATCGGTGCGGGCGTCGGCAACTTCATCGAGTGGTACGACATCGGAGTCTACGGCTATCTCGCCGTCACCATGACCGCTGTGTTTACCGCAGGCATGGATCGATCGATGGGTCTCGTCGTCACGCTGCTCGGCTTCGCGGTCTCATTCGTGGTGCGCCCTATCGGCGGCATGATCCTGGGCCCGTTGGGTGACAAGATCGGCCGGCGAAAGATGCTTTTCTTCACCATCGCACTCATGGCGACCGCCACGACGCTCATCGGCTGTCTGCCGTCAGCCGAGAAAGTAGGCCTCTGGGTTATTGTTCCGCTCTACATGCTGAAGATGATGCAGGGCTTCTCGACTGGCGGGGAATACTCGGGCGCTTCGACCTACATCGCAGAGTTCTCCCCCGATAAGCGCCGCGGTTTGATGGTGGGCCTGCTCAACGTGGGCTCCCAGCTCGGCTTCGCCGCCGGCGCGGGCATCGTCGCCGTCACCACCGCTTGGTCCACGTCGGTGTGGGGCGAGGACGCGATGGTCAATGGAGCTTGGCGCATTCCCTTCCTTATCGCGGCACCGTTGGGCATCCTGGCGGTCTGGTTCCGCACCCGCATCCCTGAGTCGCCCGCCTTCGAACTCGCAGAGTCCGTCGAGGAGCACGAGCACGCGGAGGGCCACAAACTCGACCCACTGTTCGAGCGTCACGGTCTCGCTGACATCCTGCGCCGGTACTGGCCGGAGATCCTCATCGGTATCGGCGTGATCGCGGCCGACGGATCGGCCGTATACCTGCTCCAGAGTTACATGCCGACCTACATGGAAGTTGAGATGGGCGTCCCAGCGTCCCACACTGCCACGGCTGCCGTCGTCGTCCTCGTGATGCAGGCGGTCCTCATACCGTTCTTCGCGATGGCGGGAGACCGCTTCGGGCGTCGGCCGGTGCTGTTCACCGCCGCCATCGGCAACATTGTTCTGCTGTTACCTGCGTTCGCCCTCGCTCAACACGGTACGTTCTGGGCGCTGTACACGACGCTGTTCATGCTCGCCGTCCCGAGCGCACTGTTCCTCGCGAACACCGGCGCCCTCATGTCGGAGCTGTTCCCGACGGCATCGCGGTACGGCTGCGTGGGCTTCACGCACAACGTTGCCATCTCGATATTCGGCGGTACGACCCCGCTGTTCAGCCAGATGTTGGTAAATGGCACCGGCAATCTGTACTCGCCGGCGTTGTACGTCATGTTCTTCTCGATCGTCGCAGTCTTCGCGATCTGGAAGATGCGCGAGCCCGCGGGTCGTCCGCTGCTCGGCTCCGTGCCCGTCGTCGCAACCCGCGAGGAGGCGGAAGCCCTCGTCGCCGGGCAGAACACCAACCCGAAAATTGACACCCGCACGATGCCGTTGCAGCTCGCGGCGATCAATTAG
- a CDS encoding HpcH/HpaI aldolase family protein: MERTPIEDFVRRVREREQLVGYWLLADSPVMAERLARVGYDYLCLDQQHGLMGYQGIRDGLMAIDAGGTLGPRPTVGLVRTAANDLHCIGQALDGGAAGVIVPMIDDAEAARQAVRNSKYPPLGRRSYGPMRAELRRNGDLARVNDTTLVAVMIETASGLEHVEEIAAVPGVDALYVGPYDLTVAVGGGDPDDPSATAARDAALDRILRAGHGAGKAVGIHADDGDSAAERLALGFDFISIEGDLVHLEQIAQVHLANARVRL; this comes from the coding sequence ATGGAACGAACCCCAATTGAGGACTTCGTCCGGCGTGTTCGGGAGCGCGAGCAGCTTGTCGGATACTGGCTGCTGGCCGACTCGCCGGTGATGGCTGAGCGATTGGCTCGCGTCGGATACGACTACCTGTGCTTGGATCAGCAGCACGGCCTCATGGGCTACCAGGGCATCCGCGACGGCCTGATGGCCATCGATGCGGGCGGAACCCTGGGGCCTCGGCCCACTGTTGGTCTCGTGCGTACCGCAGCGAACGACCTGCACTGCATCGGTCAGGCGCTTGACGGTGGCGCTGCAGGCGTCATCGTGCCGATGATCGACGATGCCGAAGCAGCGCGGCAGGCTGTCCGCAACTCGAAATATCCGCCGCTGGGGCGTCGGTCCTACGGTCCGATGCGAGCGGAGTTGCGGCGCAACGGAGATCTCGCACGTGTCAACGACACGACCCTGGTAGCCGTGATGATCGAGACGGCGTCGGGGCTGGAACACGTCGAGGAGATTGCGGCGGTGCCGGGCGTCGACGCACTGTACGTCGGCCCGTACGATCTGACCGTCGCGGTCGGCGGCGGGGACCCCGATGATCCGTCCGCAACGGCGGCTCGAGATGCCGCGCTCGACCGGATTCTGCGGGCCGGACACGGTGCCGGTAAGGCTGTGGGCATCCATGCCGACGACGGTGACTCCGCAGCCGAACGCCTTGCACTCGGATTCGACTTCATCAGCATCGAGGGTGATCTGGTCCATTTGGAGCAGATCGCCCAGGTGCATCTCGCCAATGCCCGCGTGCGGCTTTGA
- a CDS encoding 2-keto-4-pentenoate hydratase, translating to MAAINLEEIANSLDTARRERKPIAPPSTTWPGLDADGGFEVAKIGVANAVANGDRLVGYKLGNIAKVMQEAFGLGQPDYGHLLASQTAYENTALDLDNFIEPFVELEPAFVLRRELRGPNITVVDVINAIEYAMPAIEIIDSRVKDWAIDLPDTLADNGSVGAVIVGGTPRRLTELTLRDTRGVLRFNDREVIAGTTANILGNPLAAVAWLVNRLAEYDVVFEPGQLILPGSCLKAVPMREVGRWSGTFEGFGTVEFDVVDSTKN from the coding sequence ATGGCCGCAATCAATCTCGAAGAGATCGCGAACAGCCTTGATACCGCACGGCGGGAGCGCAAGCCGATCGCCCCGCCGAGCACGACCTGGCCCGGTCTGGACGCCGACGGCGGCTTCGAGGTCGCGAAGATCGGCGTCGCCAACGCCGTCGCCAACGGAGACCGGCTCGTGGGCTACAAGCTGGGAAACATCGCAAAGGTGATGCAGGAGGCCTTCGGCCTCGGCCAGCCTGACTATGGACATCTCCTGGCCAGCCAGACCGCTTACGAGAACACTGCCCTGGACCTCGACAATTTCATCGAGCCGTTCGTCGAACTGGAGCCCGCGTTCGTCCTGCGTCGGGAGCTTCGTGGCCCCAACATCACCGTGGTCGACGTCATCAACGCCATCGAGTACGCGATGCCGGCGATCGAGATCATCGACTCGCGGGTCAAGGATTGGGCCATCGACCTGCCGGACACGTTGGCGGACAACGGTTCTGTCGGAGCCGTGATCGTCGGCGGCACTCCCCGGCGCCTCACCGAGCTGACGTTGCGCGACACCCGCGGTGTGCTGCGGTTCAATGACCGCGAAGTCATCGCCGGAACGACGGCCAACATCCTCGGCAACCCCCTGGCCGCAGTCGCCTGGCTGGTCAACCGGTTGGCCGAATACGACGTTGTGTTCGAGCCCGGCCAGTTGATCCTGCCCGGCAGCTGCCTGAAGGCGGTCCCCATGCGGGAAGTGGGTCGTTGGTCGGGGACGTTCGAGGGGTTCGGAACCGTCGAATTCGACGTCGTCGATTCCACCAAGAACTGA
- the ribA gene encoding GTP cyclohydrolase II, producing MLSTIPEAIEALAGKKMVVVVDNEDRENEGDLIMAAEHADTEAVAFFLQHTSGFLCVAIDENRAHELSLEPMARTNTDRHRTAYLVTVDYKHGTTTGISAGDRAATVRALADPAVAPDDLSRPGHVIPLQAKPGGVLERAGHTEAGVDLCKAAGLSGAALLCEIVTPDRRDMMRRTELEQFAKTHGLPIISIDALRAWRRRGHPLSATAQQPSIVRSGQSTLPTETGTFHAIAYHSPEDGVEHLALVMGDPASATAPLVRVHSECLTGDLAGSLRCDCGTQFQSALQAIADAGTGVMIYLRGHEGRGIGLGNKLRAYQLQQHEGLDTVDANVSLGLPIDSRSFTSACQILDDLGVRAVRLMTNNPDKTRALDEHGITVVEQVAHEVSPGYYNRGYLTTKRDRMGHTLQHIG from the coding sequence ATGCTCTCGACAATTCCCGAAGCCATCGAAGCGCTGGCCGGCAAGAAGATGGTGGTCGTCGTGGACAACGAGGACAGGGAGAACGAGGGCGACCTGATCATGGCCGCCGAACACGCCGACACCGAGGCCGTGGCATTCTTCCTGCAGCACACCTCCGGATTCCTCTGTGTGGCGATCGACGAGAACCGCGCCCATGAACTGTCACTGGAACCCATGGCCCGCACGAACACCGACCGGCACCGCACCGCGTACCTGGTCACTGTCGACTACAAGCACGGCACCACCACAGGCATCAGCGCCGGAGACCGCGCTGCCACGGTGCGAGCACTGGCCGATCCCGCCGTCGCGCCCGACGACCTGTCGCGGCCCGGCCACGTCATCCCGCTGCAGGCCAAGCCCGGCGGCGTGCTGGAACGCGCCGGCCATACCGAGGCCGGCGTGGACTTGTGCAAGGCAGCAGGGTTGAGCGGTGCAGCCCTGCTGTGCGAGATCGTCACCCCGGATCGGCGAGACATGATGCGTCGCACCGAACTCGAACAGTTCGCGAAAACGCACGGGCTGCCGATCATTTCCATCGATGCACTACGAGCATGGCGCCGGCGAGGTCACCCCCTCTCGGCGACGGCTCAGCAACCCAGCATCGTACGGTCCGGCCAGAGCACGCTGCCGACCGAGACCGGCACCTTCCACGCCATCGCATACCACTCCCCCGAGGACGGCGTCGAACATCTCGCATTGGTGATGGGCGACCCCGCATCGGCCACAGCCCCGCTCGTCCGGGTGCACAGCGAGTGCCTCACCGGCGATCTCGCAGGATCACTGCGGTGCGATTGCGGAACCCAGTTCCAGTCGGCGCTACAGGCCATCGCCGACGCCGGTACCGGGGTGATGATCTACCTGCGCGGCCACGAAGGCCGGGGAATCGGTCTCGGTAACAAGCTGCGCGCCTATCAACTTCAGCAACACGAAGGCCTCGACACGGTCGATGCCAACGTGAGCCTCGGACTGCCCATTGACAGCCGCAGTTTCACCAGCGCCTGCCAGATTCTCGACGATCTCGGCGTCCGTGCGGTGAGGCTCATGACCAACAACCCCGACAAGACCCGCGCCCTCGACGAGCACGGGATCACCGTCGTCGAGCAGGTCGCACATGAGGTGTCGCCCGGCTACTACAACCGCGGCTATCTCACCACCAAACGCGACCGCATGGGCCACACGCTGCAGCACATCGGCTGA
- a CDS encoding SDR family oxidoreductase, with protein sequence MDLGLTGKAFVVTGGSEGLGFASARELTREGAVVTISSRTEAKVADAVDRLGRDRPGAVDGVAVDNGDPGAADRVVAAATSRWGRLDGMVISVGGPPAATAFAAADDDWESAFRSVFLGAIRLVRAAVPAMTEGGAVVLVLSTSVKSPLTGLGISNGLRPGLAMVAKDIADELGPRGIRVVSMLPGLFNTARGASATAQELDNIPLGRIGDPAEFGRAVAFVASPAASYITGSTIAVDGGALRAL encoded by the coding sequence GTGGACCTCGGACTGACCGGCAAGGCCTTCGTCGTGACGGGCGGCAGCGAGGGCCTGGGATTCGCGTCTGCACGTGAACTCACCCGCGAAGGCGCAGTCGTGACCATTTCATCGCGCACAGAAGCCAAAGTCGCGGACGCGGTGGACCGACTCGGTCGAGACAGGCCCGGCGCGGTCGACGGTGTCGCCGTCGACAACGGGGATCCCGGTGCGGCTGACCGCGTAGTCGCGGCGGCGACGTCGCGGTGGGGCCGACTCGACGGCATGGTCATCAGCGTGGGCGGACCGCCTGCCGCCACCGCGTTCGCCGCGGCCGACGACGACTGGGAAAGTGCGTTCCGCTCAGTATTTCTGGGCGCCATCCGACTGGTTCGCGCAGCCGTCCCCGCGATGACAGAGGGAGGCGCCGTCGTACTGGTGCTGTCGACATCGGTAAAGTCCCCGTTGACAGGACTCGGCATCTCCAACGGATTGCGCCCAGGCTTGGCGATGGTGGCGAAAGACATTGCCGACGAACTGGGGCCCCGCGGCATCCGTGTGGTGAGCATGTTGCCGGGGCTGTTCAACACCGCGCGTGGCGCCAGCGCGACCGCACAAGAACTCGACAACATTCCCCTGGGACGTATCGGCGACCCCGCCGAGTTCGGCCGTGCAGTCGCATTTGTCGCGTCGCCTGCTGCGTCCTACATCACCGGTTCCACCATCGCTGTGGACGGCGGTGCGCTGCGCGCGCTGTGA
- a CDS encoding flavin reductase family protein → MSASSTKPDLDLMKQVNRQFVSGVTVVTAMDGEKPRGLAVNAFSSVSLEPPTVMVAVQRTSSTHECLYRAQHLAINILSTDQLDVVGVFATKTEDKFAGLDWEPGPFGSPLIQRSAARMEVEIRERLQASTHTLFFCRVMHAEVSDRHAMVYSAGKFFDGGALTPLA, encoded by the coding sequence ATGAGCGCAAGTTCGACCAAACCCGATCTGGACCTGATGAAGCAGGTAAACCGCCAGTTCGTGAGCGGTGTGACCGTCGTGACCGCGATGGACGGCGAAAAGCCGCGCGGCCTTGCGGTCAACGCGTTCTCAAGCGTCTCACTGGAGCCGCCTACCGTCATGGTCGCTGTGCAGCGGACCTCCTCCACCCACGAATGCCTCTACCGTGCACAGCATCTGGCCATCAATATCCTCTCCACCGACCAACTCGACGTCGTCGGCGTGTTCGCGACCAAGACCGAAGACAAGTTCGCCGGTCTGGACTGGGAGCCCGGACCGTTCGGCAGCCCGCTGATCCAGCGCAGCGCTGCCCGGATGGAAGTCGAGATCCGCGAACGACTCCAGGCCAGCACGCATACCCTGTTCTTCTGTCGAGTCATGCATGCCGAGGTCAGCGACCGCCATGCGATGGTGTACAGCGCCGGGAAATTCTTCGACGGCGGCGCGCTGACGCCCTTGGCGTGA
- a CDS encoding fumarylacetoacetate hydrolase family protein, translating into MRLANIANRATLVGPDDQIIDIATGSGGRFGTRIQDCYERWDELLDVIADLPVTGPGLSQVPLTDYGSPAPQPRQIFAIGLNYADHAAEANLAVPEELTVFTKFVTSLAGPYGTITLPPGTVDWEVEMVTVIGRGGQHICAEHAWDHVAGVTVAQDLSERSMQLSGDAPQFSLGKSFPGFGPMGPVLATPDEFEDPNNIALGCSINGEPVQSGTTADMVFPVPEIVARLSRITPLLAGDIIFTGTPAGVGIGRSPQRFLQPGDELVTRMQGVGEMRHRLR; encoded by the coding sequence ATGCGTCTTGCCAACATCGCCAACCGCGCGACGCTGGTCGGTCCCGACGACCAAATCATCGACATTGCAACCGGATCCGGCGGTAGGTTCGGTACTCGGATTCAGGATTGCTACGAACGCTGGGACGAACTGCTAGATGTCATTGCGGACCTACCTGTGACAGGTCCCGGCCTGTCACAGGTTCCGCTGACCGACTATGGAAGTCCAGCGCCCCAACCGCGTCAGATCTTTGCCATCGGCCTCAACTACGCCGACCACGCAGCAGAGGCCAACCTTGCTGTCCCCGAGGAATTGACGGTATTCACCAAGTTCGTCACTTCCCTGGCCGGGCCTTACGGAACAATCACCCTGCCGCCCGGGACAGTGGACTGGGAAGTCGAGATGGTGACGGTCATCGGGCGAGGAGGTCAGCACATCTGTGCTGAACACGCCTGGGACCATGTCGCCGGTGTCACTGTGGCACAGGATCTTTCGGAGCGCTCGATGCAGCTCAGTGGGGATGCCCCACAGTTCAGTCTGGGCAAGTCGTTTCCAGGTTTTGGGCCGATGGGCCCCGTATTGGCTACCCCTGATGAATTCGAGGATCCCAACAACATCGCATTGGGTTGCAGCATCAACGGCGAACCGGTTCAGAGCGGCACTACTGCCGACATGGTTTTCCCTGTCCCCGAGATCGTCGCGCGCCTGTCGAGAATCACCCCACTATTGGCCGGCGACATCATCTTCACCGGCACCCCAGCAGGCGTTGGTATCGGCAGGTCACCGCAGCGATTCCTCCAACCGGGCGATGAGCTCGTCACCCGTATGCAAGGCGTCGGCGAAATGCGGCACCGACTCCGGTGA
- a CDS encoding mandelate racemase/muconate lactonizing enzyme family protein, with amino-acid sequence MNFVVGGLAVRIAEIHVYQMDVPVTRTTYRMSSGPYTSLDSTIVQIVSDAGVSGWGETCPVGPVYAPEHALGARAALQQMAPGMVGAPVTGPREVRRALDRLLNGHNYAKAAIDIAIHDLIGKTYGMRVCDMLGGATTDWVDSYYALSVGEPDEIAEKAAEKFAEGYPRLQAKVGGRPVEKDIETIRKVWEATGCTRLALDGNRSLLARDVLRIGRECADIPFVFEQPCNTMDEIAAIRGQLHHGVYLDENTESINDVLRAISLGICDGFGFKVTRLGGLANLAAVRDICETRAMPHTCDDAWGGDIIAAACVHIGATVQPRLLEGVWIAEPYLDVHYDSENPIRVEKGRIKVPTGPGLGVTPDEGVFGEPVASFG; translated from the coding sequence ATGAATTTCGTAGTAGGAGGACTGGCGGTGCGGATAGCCGAAATTCACGTGTATCAGATGGATGTTCCGGTGACGCGGACGACCTATCGGATGTCGTCGGGGCCGTATACGAGTCTGGATTCGACGATTGTGCAGATCGTGTCGGATGCGGGTGTTTCGGGTTGGGGCGAGACGTGTCCCGTGGGTCCGGTGTATGCGCCGGAGCATGCGCTCGGCGCGCGGGCAGCGCTACAGCAGATGGCGCCAGGAATGGTCGGCGCTCCCGTCACCGGCCCGCGGGAGGTGCGTCGAGCGTTGGATCGACTTCTCAACGGGCACAACTATGCCAAGGCTGCGATTGACATCGCGATCCACGACTTGATCGGTAAGACCTATGGGATGCGGGTCTGCGACATGTTGGGTGGTGCGACGACCGATTGGGTGGACTCGTACTATGCGCTCTCCGTGGGTGAGCCCGACGAAATCGCGGAAAAGGCCGCCGAGAAATTCGCCGAGGGGTATCCGCGGTTGCAGGCCAAGGTTGGTGGGCGGCCCGTCGAGAAGGATATCGAGACGATTCGCAAGGTGTGGGAAGCTACGGGCTGCACCCGACTGGCGTTGGATGGCAACCGCTCATTGCTGGCACGCGATGTGCTGCGGATCGGGCGGGAGTGCGCTGACATTCCCTTTGTGTTCGAGCAGCCCTGTAACACAATGGACGAGATCGCTGCCATCCGAGGCCAATTGCACCATGGCGTATACCTCGATGAGAACACCGAGAGCATCAACGATGTCCTGCGGGCGATTTCGCTCGGGATCTGCGACGGATTCGGATTCAAGGTGACGCGTCTGGGCGGGCTGGCCAATCTTGCCGCGGTGCGGGATATCTGCGAAACGCGTGCCATGCCGCATACCTGTGATGATGCTTGGGGCGGGGACATCATCGCGGCGGCGTGTGTCCACATCGGTGCCACGGTGCAACCGCGGCTGCTCGAGGGCGTATGGATCGCCGAGCCCTACCTGGATGTCCACTACGACTCCGAAAATCCGATCCGGGTGGAGAAGGGGCGTATCAAGGTGCCGACCGGCCCGGGTCTTGGTGTCACTCCCGATGAGGGGGTGTTCGGCGAGCCGGTCGCGTCGTTCGGATAG
- a CDS encoding RidA family protein yields the protein MTTVETRSAPFTWAQSAQYSQGAKAGDLVFTSGQAGYDDAGNLLDGFEAQARQVLHNIEAVLIQHGASLSSVVKLTAYLGDKGDFEAFKKIRSEFFSSPWPAVTAVQNDFLVEGMLVEMDAIAVAGGLRVHVDDTE from the coding sequence ATGACCACCGTCGAAACCCGCAGCGCACCGTTCACCTGGGCCCAATCAGCGCAGTACAGCCAGGGCGCCAAAGCCGGTGACCTCGTGTTCACGTCGGGTCAGGCCGGGTATGACGACGCGGGCAACCTGCTGGACGGGTTCGAGGCCCAGGCCCGCCAGGTGCTCCACAACATCGAGGCCGTCCTCATCCAACACGGCGCGTCGCTGTCGTCGGTGGTGAAGCTGACCGCCTACCTCGGCGACAAGGGTGATTTCGAGGCATTCAAGAAGATCCGCAGTGAGTTCTTCTCCAGCCCGTGGCCGGCCGTGACGGCTGTGCAGAACGACTTCCTGGTCGAGGGCATGCTCGTGGAGATGGACGCCATCGCGGTGGCCGGCGGACTCCGCGTCCACGTCGACGACACCGAGTAA
- a CDS encoding LLM class flavin-dependent oxidoreductase yields the protein MKNAPLALFAFDVFAPSHLTTASWRSEGDEGYRYTDLKYWLDTARMLEDANFDGIFFADTVGVHDVYAGTGDAAMRDAAQYPIDDPTVLISGMAAVTEHLTFGVTVSLTYEQPYLLARRFSSLDHLTNGRVGWNVVTSYSESAARNLGKVEQLSPAERYELADEYMDVVYKLWEGSFEDDAVVRDGESATYIDPAKVHPINHSGKHFTVPGFHLCEPSPQRTPVLFQAGSSSSGVAFGGKHAEAAFINTTSVGQAKSSAKKIRQAAADAGRDPQDVKVVALITVVVAPTDEEAQAKYEQYLQNATAEGCLARFSGWTGIDMSTYDLDTPLKSVETKASQSMVDLFSKADPNRDWTPRQVAEFLAIGGTGCTIVGSPETVAAELRRWRDEGDIDGINLSYTTKPGGWKEFIELALPVLREQGLIAPARADDQAPVTMREKLYPGHKRTLDTHPAAAFRAKQTPPSPRRVAPPSVTAPEAVSQTAQ from the coding sequence GTGAAGAATGCACCGCTGGCCCTCTTCGCCTTCGACGTCTTTGCCCCGTCGCATCTCACGACGGCATCCTGGCGCAGCGAAGGCGACGAAGGATACCGCTACACCGACCTGAAGTATTGGCTCGACACAGCCCGGATGCTTGAGGACGCGAACTTCGACGGCATCTTTTTTGCCGACACTGTCGGCGTTCACGACGTGTACGCCGGTACGGGCGACGCGGCGATGCGCGATGCGGCGCAGTATCCCATCGACGATCCGACCGTGCTGATCAGCGGAATGGCCGCCGTGACCGAGCATCTCACGTTCGGCGTCACCGTGTCGCTGACCTACGAGCAGCCGTACTTGCTGGCTCGCCGATTCAGCAGCCTGGACCACCTCACCAACGGCCGCGTCGGATGGAACGTCGTGACCTCTTACTCGGAGTCCGCCGCTCGCAACCTCGGCAAGGTCGAACAACTCAGTCCCGCCGAGCGTTACGAGTTGGCCGACGAGTACATGGACGTCGTCTACAAGTTGTGGGAAGGCTCCTTCGAAGACGACGCGGTGGTCCGCGACGGCGAATCCGCGACATACATCGATCCCGCCAAGGTCCATCCGATCAACCACAGCGGCAAGCACTTCACCGTCCCCGGTTTCCACCTGTGCGAACCCTCCCCCCAGCGCACCCCGGTGCTCTTCCAGGCCGGCTCTTCGTCGTCGGGAGTTGCGTTCGGCGGCAAGCATGCTGAAGCTGCCTTCATCAACACCACATCGGTCGGCCAGGCGAAGTCCAGCGCGAAGAAGATCCGGCAGGCAGCCGCCGACGCGGGACGTGATCCCCAGGACGTCAAGGTCGTCGCACTGATCACCGTCGTCGTCGCCCCCACCGATGAGGAAGCCCAGGCCAAGTACGAGCAGTACTTGCAAAACGCCACGGCCGAAGGGTGTTTGGCCCGATTCAGCGGCTGGACCGGAATCGACATGTCGACCTACGACCTCGACACACCGCTGAAATCTGTTGAGACAAAAGCCAGCCAGTCCATGGTGGACCTATTCTCCAAGGCCGACCCCAACCGCGACTGGACACCGCGCCAGGTCGCGGAATTCCTCGCCATCGGCGGCACCGGCTGCACGATCGTCGGGTCCCCAGAAACCGTGGCGGCCGAGCTGCGTCGCTGGCGGGATGAGGGTGATATCGACGGAATCAACCTCAGCTACACCACCAAACCCGGCGGCTGGAAAGAATTCATCGAGTTGGCTCTTCCGGTGCTGCGGGAGCAAGGACTCATAGCGCCGGCACGTGCCGACGACCAAGCACCGGTCACCATGCGAGAGAAGCTGTATCCCGGGCACAAGCGGACTCTCGACACTCACCCAGCAGCGGCTTTCCGCGCCAAGCAGACCCCGCCGTCACCGCGACGCGTGGCACCGCCCTCGGTGACGGCGCCTGAAGCGGTTTCCCAGACCGCGCAGTAA
- a CDS encoding IclR family transcriptional regulator, whose product MGEPIEPTELTNKSVTKAVRLLRELAAQPRSGATVTTLAKAVGISRPTAFRLLYSLERTGFVDRVDNNYTLGCELARLGRRADPYAGLVARAQPLLQELADKFNETATLAVPNAQDGLDLIAEAIGSRVVGVMSGNMIGKQWPLHASSSGKVLLADMPVDKVVALLPETLEAYAERTITDRKTLLKELEQVREQGFGVIDNELEEGLLSLSRPVRDSSGTLVAVLSLNAPRYRFGRDRIPEGLQQMHVTVDRLTDEIWQDASVAD is encoded by the coding sequence ATGGGCGAGCCGATCGAGCCGACGGAGTTGACGAACAAGTCGGTGACCAAAGCGGTGCGATTGCTGCGGGAGTTGGCCGCTCAACCTCGATCGGGTGCGACGGTGACCACGCTGGCCAAGGCCGTCGGCATTTCCCGCCCGACCGCGTTTCGCCTGCTCTACAGCCTGGAACGCACCGGTTTCGTCGACCGGGTCGACAACAACTACACCCTCGGGTGCGAATTGGCACGGTTGGGTAGGCGCGCCGATCCCTACGCCGGCTTGGTGGCCCGGGCCCAGCCCCTGCTGCAGGAACTGGCCGACAAATTCAACGAAACGGCCACGTTGGCGGTGCCCAATGCACAGGACGGGTTGGACCTGATCGCCGAGGCCATCGGCTCCCGAGTGGTCGGGGTGATGTCGGGCAACATGATCGGCAAACAGTGGCCGCTGCACGCGAGTTCGTCCGGGAAGGTGCTGCTGGCGGATATGCCGGTCGACAAGGTGGTTGCGCTGCTGCCGGAAACCCTCGAGGCCTACGCCGAGCGCACCATCACCGACCGCAAGACCCTGCTCAAAGAACTCGAGCAGGTCCGCGAGCAGGGGTTCGGAGTCATCGACAACGAACTCGAAGAAGGGCTGCTGTCGCTGTCACGTCCGGTACGCGATTCCTCCGGCACCCTGGTGGCCGTGCTGTCCCTCAATGCCCCGCGGTACCGGTTCGGCCGTGACCGTATCCCCGAGGGACTGCAGCAGATGCACGTCACCGTCGACCGGCTCACCGACGAGATTTGGCAGGACGCGTCGGTCGCCGACTGA